The genome window AGCTCTACTGTTGCAAAACAATTcaatgtttccatggcaactgaaTTATCCAAGGCAGTCGCCATGGAGAACTGGTCTGCACACATGTACATTTCCATGGACTGCTCATGGCGCATTTTGGCTGTAATATTTTTTTCGCATGTTTTTATAAAATGTCCAACTTGGGAGCCATTTCCAACTAGATTATCATAATAATCCTGAAAAATAATTTGCATGAATTGAAAGCATTTTAAAAACTGGAGATGCAGGAGATGATGCCTATCCCACGGGCTGATCCAAGACCAGCAGAGACAGGTTGGACTCGGGGCTCAATTTTGAGAATTCACAGTCAAAATCAAAGACTGGATTGCCCACTTTGGGGCAGGAGTGCCCATAGAGACGCACCTGATTCGATCCATTATGTTGGCTACATAGTATGTTGGTAGACTTTTGGTGCCCATTTCTGACATCTTAAAACTGCCCTCTATTTGGGACTAAGCTTATTCTATTGTATAATCCCCAGCTTCCCTCCTTTAAGTAATGGTTTCAAAAACTTTTTGTCGTGGCCCTGAAGTCCTTAGCACTGATCAGTTATGATGTTGGCGAAGTGAATTGTCGAAGGAGACACTACTTACCCACGATAAACTATATTTAAGGCACAGCTCCCAGCAGACCAGAGTGACAGGACAACCAAGTTGATTCAAGACAATATTTGCTGCCTCTGGGTCGGCCCGAAAGTTGAATTCTCCGGAGACTGTGATGTTTCCCTTGGCTGGAATGAGAATAAATTATAGAAATGAAACATTACGCTTCCATTATTATGATTAAACCTGATGATTTGACCAAGAGATGTAGAATAAAAGAAGCAAACTCAAATATTCTGTCAACATGGTGACGATTAACACTCTACAACACACAAGGTGGTCAAGTATCTCTATCAAGCTCAATAATGAAATAGCTTTAGTCAAAATAACATCACATCTTTATTGACTGGTCATCACTGTAAGACCTACCATTTGCCTCATCTCCAGACTGCTGACAAAGACAGTTTGCCAAAGCCTGAATGCTTGAGATAGTTGGCAAGGTCAACTTAACAATGATTCTACTTTACCTTCGTAGTTTCCACCCATGATGTGACATTCCTTGACCTTGCTGCCAATAGATGGATCCATCTGTATCGCCAGGGCAATGTTGGTCAGGGGTCCAAGACACACCAGGGTCACCTCACCTAACAGCGATACATAAAAGATGTGGTACTAGTTTTCAATGTCATGCCAGAGGGATTAAGAAGTTAGGTGTCCAACTCAATGGATCATGTGAAtcaagactagcaaatgctttatcTTTaactttgtacagaaaggccacgTGTAGACTTGAATTGACcacaatttcatcatcatcagctgGAGGACCATTTGGGAGACAAAGCTCCTAAAGGAACACCTTTTtacctgcattttgattgatcATCCGTACCAAGGCATTCACTGCATGCTCCTCTTTCACAAGTCTGGAATCAGGTGCTTCTGAATCAGGTACATCTCCTAGGCCATCTTTGCCATGGTAGGCATCACAGGCAGGTGTGTCTCGCAGGAGGGAGGCACTGGTGCCCTTAAAGACAGGGATCTGAAAGAGGTCGGTAGTCCGAAATAGAGCACAGTAAGGTAGGGGGCGTCTCGCAGGAGAGAGACACTCAGATAGGAATCTGAAAGGTGCAGGATGTCAGCACTGATCACAAAAACTTGGTAAAGGAGAGTCAGGTGACTTGCCAAAGGGAATTGTATTCTCAGATGATTCAATTTGATCAGAATCAGATGAAGAAGACGAACATGCAACATTTTGAGGAAGATAGTGATTCTTCTAAAAGGTTGGCCATACTTTGGAAGTCAAAAAGTTCcagtaaaaagatgatttaaacaATTAACAGGGAAATCTCCAGAATAAAAGAAACAAGTACACCTTGTTCTTTACCTCAAGTCTGTTAGCAAGCTTCAGCACTCTCAGCACATTCTTACAGACTTGGTCCACACCAGTGTTACCACTGCATGTTGTGATGCCAACAACATCCACACCTTGGGACAGTGCCATGAGGATAGCCTGGGCATCATCGAGCCCGCAATCCGTGTCAATGATGAAGCGTCGTTTGGTGGGCATGATCAGATCTACAGTTCGTGAAGATTTTGATCGAACTGAAGTAAAAGAAACGCTGTAAAAATACTAACCGTTGGTTTTTGATGTCAGGACacaaggttgtgacaaagtTCTTGTCTTTGATAACAGGACAAGGTTGTGACTTCACTCGCTATTGATAAGATGGCACGATGGCAAGATTGCAAAGCCCACATTTTGGTCTTTGGTAACAGGCCGGCAACGATGAGTGTCTTACTGCTTTATCCTTGTCCTGTTATAAAGACAACAATGATTTCTTACACCCTTGTCATGTAATCAAAGACACCAATGTgccagtctggttgtgacatgcccATTGTTGTCCGCTTCTTTGATGACAGGAAAAGGTTGTGTGTCATACACTGCTGTCTTTGCCGGACAAGGTAGGTTGTGAATTTCTCATTGCACTTTTTGATAATCATAAGGGGAACACTGCGAGATACTCGTTGTCTTTGCCAACACTAACAGGGCAAGGATGTGACTTACTCAGTTTTGTCTCTGGATAAGAATATGATAAGTGCCTGGGGAGGGGAACCGCGGCACGTAATCAAACTTGCTACAAGCATTCTAGGCTAGTCTAAGTCTCGTCGAGCCCAACTGCTGTCACTCATCTCACCCTCTGGTGAGCGCACCAAGTGTCAACATGCAAAACTAAATAGCTACTTATTTCTGCTTGGGCGCCCCATAAAAATACACCAGCCAATTAAAACTTAAAAAGTCCTTTTCACAAGAGTAACCAAGTTTTGCACTTACCAAATGAAGTTCTTACGGTTCTTCTACTAAATATAAATCCATCTGACACTAGTGGTTGCGTTATCTTGGCTTGAATTCTACCAAAATTGCGGAGAAATGTTGAAATCATTGACTTTGAACTTTTTGAGCAAATATTGCTGGGTTCAAAGTTCAAAGGTCAAGGCCGTGCTCCCTGGTAAAGCATGGCGACTTGacaacatgtaaacaaaaaagTGCACCAAATGATcaatattgttttattgtttctgGTATTTATTCTCAATAATGGAGGCCAGGCTTGTAGAGGTTGCGAGCAGAGGTGATATAGCCACAGTTAAAAAGCTCCTTCGGAAAAATATTGACCCCAATTTTCGGGATGAGAGTGGTTTTACTGCTGTGGCAAGAGCATCTGCTGGTGAGTTGGGGCAGGAACATTAATTTGACATATCTTTCTCAGTGTTCTCTCATGACCAACTGCGCTCACTTCCTTCGGCCTCAGAGTTTAGCCCTAATTGAGTGCTTAGTAAAGCTTTAAATGTGTGTACTTAGGGATTGCTATAATGATTTTTACAGCCCACCCAAAGCCAGACCAAAAGCGCCCCTTCTCTTCTTGTCAAAGTAACGACATGATGATTGAATGACGAGTTGTAATGGGctgttttgtgaaattttgaagGGCAATTTGATCAATACCCCCAAGCCTGTTAGGAATGTCAATATTGTCATGGCTTTCATTTTGTAGTTCAACATTCAGTGTTGAGTATGCCACTAAAGAATAAAAGAAACAGACTGGACTTTTTATATTATGCTTTTCTTCACTAGTCCTAGTTTTTAAGTAATTCTACTAATTGGCAGCACGCGGAGAGGCAAATTAGTTTGAGGACATAGGACAATCATTATCAATTACCATGTATGACCTTTTCTGTTCTTTGATCCTAAGACAATTATAGGGGGGGCCTATTTCAAAAGAATATGTcagcatattacatgtatattccagGCCTTAAACACAGCTTCATGCTCAGTAATGTTTTAATTTCATCTCTTGCAGGTGGTCATGCTGAAGTCGTAAGGCTATTATTAGAAGCTAAGGGTGACCCTAACACGTTCAATGCAGTCCTGACAAGACCCCTCCACTTGGCAGCAGCAGGTTATTATACAATTACGAGGCTAGGTTTTAGTGGAGCATATATAAGATTTTCTCCCCATTGACCCATCACCAAATTTACCATCCTTTATTCAGCAACAATCTGGGTGTAATTAACTTGTAATTAATACCTCCTAGTCGTTTGCTAGTCTGCGTATCAAAGAGTGAATTAGCCATTGAAGGCAATGCCCCTGgtgaaaatctttcatttttcTGTTTAAGGATACTGCCTTTCACAAAGATAAATTAATATCTATATTCTGTTCCCCCTTCCAGCCAATCACACAGAGACTGTGAAACATCTGATTCTAGGTGGAGcagatatgaaaacaaaaacacgCGACGGATATCAGCCAGCTGATCTTGTGAGTCATGACAAGGAATCATGGCAGATTCTTCACAATGCAAAACTTGGAGATTTGCCAGAGATTGAGGATATAAACGAACTGCCATTTGTGCCAGACTATTCAATCCCAGGTGCTAAACCAAAGAAGGAAAAGGGAAAGAAAggcaaaaaagggaaaaagaaAGGTGGAAAGAAGAAAGGAGGGAAGAAAAAGGGAAAAGGAAAgggaaagaagaaaaagaagaagtgatGTTTTTGAGCGGTGGTGTTAAATTTGACTCTTTGGACTATTCAGTGATTGTTGTTCCAGTGGATTTCCCCACCGAGTTTGCTTCTTTTTGCATTCTTTTTTCTAAGGAAAGTAACTTGTTTCTATAAAAACCTACCTGTAGTTACAGAAACCTACTTGTTTCTGTGGAAACTACCAGTAAGCTTTTCACTGAAATATTGTGATGACTATTGCTGTGAAGTAAAGTTGAAAATAATTGGGGAGATGGAAAGACTATTCTCCTTGGCCCATTACTGCTCTCAGTTAAACCCTCTAGATTTAACGACAAGCTAAATTTAAGGCCAAGGACAAACTGACTTTGAACAGCCAAACCTATTTGATTAAATGTTTAGGTTATTTTTGTTAATCATTTACATGTCTTTAAACATCTATATATCTATATATATTAGTTGCATGATCTCAAAGGATCACTTATTTTAATGTTGGTGCTGGGTCTGAACTATATGTAGCAAGTTATGTTTCAGACCCATTTGAGCCATCATGCTTAGTCATTGGAATATTTACATGTAGTCGAGTAGGGATGGATAGTTTTTGTGTGTCTTTTGATAGaattttagatttagtttttaGTATGATTTTATTTATGCCTGATTGTGATATGTGATTGTACTTAGAATGGTCTACCATTACAATTGACTGTAAAGATGATGATTCAAAGGCCTTCGGTATCTTTCTTACAACACTTTGtctgttgaaatgtaatatgcTATGTGCTGCTGTGTTGTGAAACTTTTGTCCACTGAGTGGGATGTGCCAAACATGGTTAGGAAATGGTTGTGAAATGTCTATCAGAatatgatatttattttgatgtgaaaagaaatatattgcCAAATATGAGACGTTATTATTTATGATACAATAATCCATGTATCTAGTGTGTCTTGCCTGCTTGCGGATACCTTATACAAAGCTatgatgtgacaatgtcccAATGGATGTGTGACAGTATTCccatggatgtgacaatgtctccccGGATATGACGCTGATGTAGCACTGTTTGCTATTAAAGGAAATGGACTTGTACGAGCCAAGATAGACACAAAATGATAGCCTAGGAGAAGATTACACATCTGACATGTcttctggatgtgacaatgtctcgcGCTGTTGTCCTACAACTTTGTCAGTCTGTAATAGTTGTCTTGCCTGGTTTATATCCATGGAGGTAGGATTAAGTCAGCCAGCAAAGACAAATGCGAAAACTGTTCCCTGACAGGAAGACAGCACTACTGAAGACTAGTATCTACTGGATGTGACAGAGACGGCTGTGTCGACTCCGATCTGTTGTCTCACATTGTCCACAAGAGAAGAGAggaggagactgtcctgatGAGTCATGGTGGGGCATTCCAATAGACCTGGTGAGAGAAAACATTTGTTCGATTATACAGTTATTCAAGGGGTACACTTCTTCTATAGTTTCGTCTTCCCGCCATGCAAATATTCTTAAATTCTTTTGTGGACTGCAAAAATTACAGCTCTAATTCATGTTGTGTTAATATAATGGGCTGAGGTGAGTTCAAGGTGACCCTTGTGTTGAGGTGGAGACACCTGACAGATGATCATTATGAGGTGGGATGTTTGGTTGTGATTTTCCT of Lineus longissimus chromosome 17, tnLinLong1.2, whole genome shotgun sequence contains these proteins:
- the LOC135501795 gene encoding nucleoside hydrolase-like isoform X1, which encodes MISTFLRNFGRIQAKITQPLVSDGFIFSRRTVRTSFVRSKSSRTVDLIMPTKRRFIIDTDCGLDDAQAILMALSQGVDVVGITTCSGNTGVDQVCKNVLRVLKLANRLEIPVFKGTSASLLRDTPACDAYHGKDGLGDVPDSEAPDSRLVKEEHAVNALVRMINQNAGEVTLVCLGPLTNIALAIQMDPSIGSKVKECHIMGGNYEAKGNITVSGEFNFRADPEAANIVLNQLGCPVTLVCWELCLKYSLSWDYYDNLVGNGSQVGHFIKTCEKNITAKMRHEQSMEMYMCADQFSMATALDNSVAMETLNCFATVELHGEFSRGQLVLDHSGMLGHKPNVDIVISINMEKFKSVLEKSIEI
- the LOC135501795 gene encoding nucleoside hydrolase-like isoform X2 codes for the protein MISTFLRNFGRIQAKITQPLVSDGFIFSRRTVRTSFVRSKSSRTVDLIMPTKRRFIIDTDCGLDDAQAILMALSQGVDVVGITTCSGNTGVDQVCKNVLRVLKLANRLEIPVFKGTSASLLRDTPACDAYHGKDGLGDVPDSEAPDSRLVKEEHAVNALVRMINQNAGEVTLVCLGPLTNIALAIQMDPSIGSKVKECHIMGGNYEAKGNITVSGEFNFRADPEAANIVLNQLGCPVTLVCWELCLKYSLSWEEYNELRLPRTKKAKFLYAVEKGLVKFSLDKDWPYLPSDELCMATALESNIITKRELVYCTVELSGEYSRGQMVVNWNGRLNNRPNVDLVLELDRKKYFDLMKQTVQ
- the LOC135501797 gene encoding ankyrin repeat domain-containing protein 54-like gives rise to the protein MEARLVEVASRGDIATVKKLLRKNIDPNFRDESGFTAVARASAGGHAEVVRLLLEAKGDPNTFNAVLTRPLHLAAAANHTETVKHLILGGADMKTKTRDGYQPADLVSHDKESWQILHNAKLGDLPEIEDINELPFVPDYSIPGAKPKKEKGKKGKKGKKKGGKKKGGKKKGKGKGKKKKKK